From a region of the Streptomyces venezuelae genome:
- a CDS encoding GDSL-type esterase/lipase family protein: MTESRTHALFSFGTLMDERVQTALFGGAVPTSPASLAGYTTRPLKITDPAVIAASGLDVHLILERRLGAFVEGAVLHLTDEELAAADAYEVDDYTRRRVVLSSGESTWAYLDAKPLRPAERIVVVGDSIAYGRCDPRGGWAGHLAAAHISGDEARRRLFNLAIPGSTLAEVSAQTPMLLAARRPDTLVVAAGINDSAVPAGRAGAGTGDTGAGTDGHADFGQLGGSLDALAATALAHNARLVVAGPSWLDEDRTRDYEGLCFTRARALALRAFLQAWCEAHHVDHLDLWEPLRERSDLLSDGLHPTAEGHLALYEHLDATGR; encoded by the coding sequence GTGACCGAATCCCGCACGCACGCCCTCTTCTCCTTCGGCACGCTGATGGACGAGCGGGTCCAGACCGCGCTCTTCGGCGGAGCCGTGCCCACCTCCCCGGCGTCGCTGGCCGGTTACACCACCCGGCCCCTGAAGATCACCGATCCGGCCGTGATCGCCGCCAGCGGGCTCGACGTGCACCTGATCCTGGAGCGCAGGCTCGGCGCCTTTGTCGAAGGAGCCGTGCTGCACCTCACCGACGAGGAACTCGCCGCGGCCGACGCCTACGAGGTCGACGACTACACCCGCCGTCGGGTGGTCCTCTCCTCCGGCGAGAGCACCTGGGCCTACCTGGACGCGAAGCCGCTGCGCCCCGCTGAGCGCATCGTCGTCGTGGGCGACAGCATCGCCTACGGACGCTGCGACCCGCGGGGCGGCTGGGCGGGCCACCTGGCGGCCGCCCACATCTCCGGGGACGAGGCCCGGCGCCGGCTCTTCAACCTGGCGATCCCCGGCAGCACCCTCGCCGAGGTCAGCGCGCAGACGCCGATGCTGCTGGCGGCCCGCCGGCCCGACACCCTCGTGGTCGCCGCCGGCATCAACGACTCCGCCGTGCCGGCCGGCCGCGCCGGGGCCGGCACCGGCGACACCGGAGCCGGCACCGACGGGCACGCCGATTTCGGGCAGCTGGGCGGCAGCCTCGACGCACTGGCAGCCACCGCCCTCGCCCACAACGCCCGGCTCGTCGTCGCCGGACCGTCCTGGCTCGACGAGGACCGCACCCGGGACTACGAGGGCCTGTGCTTCACCCGGGCGCGCGCACTGGCCCTGCGCGCCTTCCTCCAGGCCTGGTGCGAGGCGCACCACGTCGACCACCTCGACCTGTGGGAACCACTGCGGGAAAGGAGCGACCTGCTCTCCGACGGCCTGCACCCCACCGCCGAAGGGCACCTGGCGCTGTACGAGCACCTCGACGCGACCGGCCGCTGA
- a CDS encoding S26 family signal peptidase, with translation MDAVAGRVAGGATVEFRPTGSSMVPLVRSRQQVTVAPADPSKLAVGDIVLARVAGTVYLHLVSAVDPARKRVQISNNRGRVNGWTGHDRVFGICLAVDGVPRAGAAGKTRRDA, from the coding sequence ATGGACGCAGTGGCAGGCAGGGTCGCCGGCGGAGCGACCGTGGAGTTCCGGCCGACCGGTTCCTCCATGGTCCCGCTGGTACGCAGTCGCCAGCAGGTGACGGTCGCCCCGGCGGACCCGTCGAAGCTGGCGGTCGGGGACATCGTGCTGGCCCGCGTCGCCGGGACGGTGTACCTGCACCTGGTGTCGGCCGTGGACCCCGCGAGGAAGCGGGTGCAGATCAGCAACAACCGCGGCCGGGTGAACGGATGGACCGGCCACGACCGGGTCTTCGGCATCTGCCTGGCCGTGGACGGCGTCCCCCGGGCCGGCGCCGCGGGCAAGACGAGGCGTGACGCGTGA
- the dacB gene encoding D-alanyl-D-alanine carboxypeptidase/D-alanyl-D-alanine-endopeptidase, whose amino-acid sequence MSRPIHPAPLRRGTAAACAALLFVALASGTATGADPTPTPTPSAATPSAAGDTGLAGLDPRITEIMRKPDYRNAQWGLLQTEPDSGRVVHSLFPGQFFIPGSTAKLISVSGPWHTLGADHRFVTPLYAVGERDGATLTGDLDLVAQGDLTMGGRTRPDGTVAYTDLDHTYANDFPGATLTPENPLAGIDQLARQVRDSGITRVEGNVIVDSRLFLPDPELVPTPTPLIVNDNLIDLLTTPGDRPGADARLDWRPKVAPYEVTSAVKTVAAGKPTAITVTATDGGTRIRLTGTIAADSEPLLRTSPIGDPAAFGRVALIEALERAGVHVTADPSGANPVERLPRDYDGRPRVAAYTSPPYAQYAKLILKVSHNLGANLGICLLAVTAKSNQCPAGFPVLAGFLDEAGVDREQAQLMDGRGGNPADRATPQVLVQMLAYWQRTPDARLFREALPILGVDGLLAENCRSCPARGKVFAKTGAAVGGDALNDRLAVGAITIAGYLDKGGGRFDTFYAGVNGASTPSADPTEVLAIANDLAMIAAYLQESS is encoded by the coding sequence GTGAGCAGACCGATCCACCCCGCACCGCTGCGCCGTGGTACGGCCGCGGCCTGCGCCGCCCTGCTGTTCGTGGCCCTCGCCTCGGGGACCGCGACCGGGGCGGACCCCACCCCGACCCCGACCCCGTCGGCGGCCACGCCGTCCGCGGCCGGGGACACGGGGCTCGCCGGCCTCGACCCGCGCATCACGGAGATCATGCGCAAGCCGGACTACCGCAACGCCCAGTGGGGTCTCCTGCAGACCGAGCCGGACAGCGGCCGCGTGGTGCACAGCCTCTTTCCCGGGCAGTTCTTCATCCCCGGATCGACCGCCAAACTGATCAGCGTCTCGGGCCCGTGGCACACCCTCGGCGCCGACCACCGCTTCGTGACCCCGCTCTACGCCGTCGGCGAGCGCGACGGCGCGACCCTGACCGGCGACCTCGACCTCGTCGCCCAGGGCGACCTGACGATGGGCGGCCGTACCCGCCCCGACGGCACGGTCGCGTACACCGACCTCGACCACACCTACGCAAACGACTTCCCCGGGGCGACCCTCACCCCGGAGAACCCGCTCGCGGGGATCGACCAGCTCGCCCGGCAGGTGCGCGACTCCGGCATCACCCGTGTCGAGGGAAACGTCATCGTGGACAGCCGGCTCTTCCTCCCCGACCCGGAGCTCGTCCCCACGCCGACGCCCCTGATCGTCAACGACAACCTGATCGACCTCCTGACCACGCCCGGTGACCGGCCCGGGGCGGACGCCCGGCTGGACTGGCGGCCCAAGGTCGCGCCCTACGAGGTCACCTCTGCGGTGAAGACGGTGGCGGCCGGGAAGCCGACCGCGATCACGGTGACGGCCACCGACGGGGGCACCCGGATCCGCCTGACCGGAACGATCGCGGCGGACTCCGAACCGCTGCTGCGCACCTCCCCGATCGGCGACCCCGCCGCCTTCGGACGCGTCGCGCTGATCGAGGCGCTCGAACGCGCCGGGGTGCACGTCACCGCCGACCCGTCGGGCGCCAATCCGGTGGAGCGGCTGCCGCGCGACTACGACGGCCGCCCGCGGGTGGCCGCGTACACCTCACCGCCCTACGCGCAGTACGCCAAGCTGATCCTCAAGGTCAGCCACAACCTGGGCGCCAACCTCGGCATCTGCCTCCTCGCCGTCACGGCGAAGAGCAACCAGTGCCCCGCGGGCTTCCCGGTGCTCGCCGGCTTCCTCGACGAGGCCGGCGTCGACCGCGAGCAGGCGCAGCTCATGGACGGCCGGGGCGGCAACCCCGCCGACCGGGCCACACCGCAGGTGCTGGTGCAGATGCTGGCCTACTGGCAACGGACGCCGGACGCGCGGCTGTTCCGGGAGGCCCTGCCCATCCTCGGGGTCGACGGCCTGCTGGCCGAGAACTGCCGCAGCTGTCCGGCCCGGGGGAAGGTCTTCGCCAAGACCGGGGCGGCCGTCGGCGGTGACGCGCTCAACGACCGGCTGGCCGTAGGGGCCATCACCATCGCGGGCTACCTCGATAAGGGCGGTGGCCGCTTCGACACCTTCTACGCGGGCGTCAACGGCGCCTCCACGCCGAGCGCCGACCCCACCGAGGTGCTGGCCATCGCCAACGACCTCGCGATGATCGCCGCCTACCTCCAGGAGTCGTCCTAG
- a CDS encoding bifunctional nitrate reductase/sulfite reductase flavoprotein subunit alpha: MAEAEAEATTGQRVRTVCSYCGVGCGVVLDIATGGDGRRTVAKVAGDKQHPANAGRLCTKGATHADMLAAPGRLTTALVRAERGAGPTPAPVDAAVTEAAGRLREILDAHGPDALALYVSGQMSLEAQYLANKLAKGFLRTNQIESNSRLCMASAGTGYKLSLGADGPPGSYEDFERADAFLVIGANMADCHPILFLRMMDRVKASGAKLIVVDPRRNATADKADLFLQIRPGTDLALLNGLLHLLVEGGWTDPAFIAEHTDGWQDMPAFLKDYAPGRVAGITGIPEADLRLAARWIGEAGEWTSCWTMGLNQSVHGTWNTNALINLHLATGAVCRPGSGPFSLTGQPNAMGGREMGYMGPGLPGQRSVLVEEDRGYVEELWGVPKGTLRTDVGRGTVEMFEKMAAGEIKACWIICTNPVASVANRSTVIKALETAELVITQDVFAETETNAYADIALPATLWAEAEGVMINSERNLTLVQGAADPPGEALPDWQLIARIACAMGFAEAFTYSCAEEVFEELRQAWNPKTGWDLRGVTYERLRSGPVQWPAAPGGPDRNPVRYLNDGVSQDLAVRPDGSRPRLAFPTATGRAVFFARPYLPDGELPDHDYPFVLNTGRLQHQWHTLTKTGKVAKLNKLNPGPFVEIHLQDAAALGIEEGDGVEVASRRGRAVLPAVVTDRVQPGNCFAPFHWNDLFGEYLSVNAVTDDAVDPLSFQPGFKMCAVTLAKTRAPVPVAALPAGAGAGSGAGSGADSGSRGPATAQNPPGAAAATTAALASVFGLEDHAPPAFSDRERQYLAGFLAGLSCAPPGPGVPSLPSGAPFEAGHALWVDGVLAGTYARTATVLAPVSPAAPAHPAVPAPAPAAEDRQDRQARQTRQTTVLWASQTGNAEDLAATVAAALATSGSPAGVHSMADHTAAALTPGTDLLVVTSTFGDGDAPDNGAAFWESLNAADAPRLQDVRYAVLALGDSTYDAFCGHGRRLDQRLEELGGRRLLPRVDCEPDYEEPAGRWLEQVREALAAAPAAESAKPPRRTADRNSPYGARLSGNRLLSLPGAAKEVRRFTFDLGEDGPAYEAGDALGVQPVNCPGLVTEWLAATGLPPDAEVAVPGREPMPFAEALHRHLDITRLTPDLLRFVTEHTGDRTLKRLTRPDNKDGLARWTWGRQPVDVLAEFPVRLSPQEWTDRLGRLKPRLYSISSSPLTDPREVSLTVSVLRYEGPGGHHRKGVASGFLADAEPGTPVPLFVQSAAHFRPPADPDTPAVMVGPGTGVAPFMAFLEHRRALGHRGRNWLFFGEQRRATDFYYGEELAELHRHGTLTRLDLAFSRDQRTKVYVQDRMREHGAQLWSWLQDGAHFYVCGDASRMARDVDRALRETAMTHGGLDADEAAAYLKQLSAAKRYGRDVY, translated from the coding sequence GTGGCGGAAGCGGAGGCGGAGGCCACGACCGGGCAGCGGGTGCGTACGGTCTGCTCCTACTGCGGCGTGGGATGCGGGGTCGTCCTGGACATCGCCACGGGTGGCGACGGCCGCCGTACGGTGGCCAAGGTCGCCGGGGACAAGCAGCATCCGGCGAACGCCGGGCGCCTGTGCACCAAGGGCGCCACGCACGCCGACATGCTGGCCGCGCCCGGCCGGCTGACCACCGCGCTGGTCCGCGCCGAGCGGGGCGCCGGGCCGACGCCCGCCCCGGTGGACGCGGCCGTCACCGAGGCGGCCGGGCGCCTGAGGGAGATCCTCGACGCGCACGGCCCCGACGCGCTGGCGCTCTACGTCTCGGGCCAGATGTCCCTGGAGGCGCAGTACCTGGCGAACAAGCTGGCCAAGGGGTTCCTGCGGACGAACCAGATCGAATCCAACTCGCGGCTGTGCATGGCGAGCGCCGGGACCGGCTACAAGCTCTCGCTCGGGGCCGACGGGCCACCCGGCTCGTACGAGGACTTCGAGCGGGCGGACGCCTTCCTCGTCATCGGCGCCAACATGGCCGACTGCCACCCCATCCTCTTCCTGCGGATGATGGACCGCGTCAAGGCGTCCGGCGCCAAGCTCATCGTGGTCGATCCACGGCGCAACGCCACCGCCGACAAGGCCGACCTGTTCCTGCAGATCCGGCCGGGCACCGACCTGGCGCTCCTCAACGGCCTGCTGCACCTTCTGGTGGAGGGCGGCTGGACCGATCCCGCCTTCATCGCCGAGCACACCGACGGCTGGCAGGACATGCCCGCCTTCCTGAAGGACTACGCGCCCGGCCGGGTCGCCGGGATCACCGGCATACCGGAGGCCGACCTCCGGCTGGCCGCCCGCTGGATCGGCGAGGCGGGCGAGTGGACGAGCTGCTGGACCATGGGCCTCAACCAGTCCGTCCACGGCACCTGGAACACCAACGCCCTGATCAACCTGCACCTCGCCACCGGCGCCGTCTGCCGCCCCGGCAGCGGCCCCTTCTCCCTCACCGGCCAGCCCAACGCGATGGGCGGACGGGAGATGGGCTACATGGGCCCCGGGCTGCCCGGCCAGCGCTCGGTCCTGGTGGAGGAGGACCGCGGCTACGTCGAGGAGCTGTGGGGCGTGCCGAAGGGCACCCTGCGCACCGACGTCGGCCGCGGCACCGTCGAGATGTTCGAGAAGATGGCCGCCGGTGAGATCAAGGCCTGCTGGATCATCTGCACCAACCCGGTCGCCTCCGTCGCCAACCGCAGCACGGTGATCAAGGCGCTGGAGACCGCCGAACTCGTCATCACGCAGGACGTGTTCGCGGAGACCGAGACGAACGCCTACGCCGACATCGCCCTGCCCGCGACGCTGTGGGCCGAGGCGGAGGGCGTGATGATCAACTCGGAGCGCAACCTCACCCTGGTCCAGGGCGCCGCGGACCCGCCCGGCGAGGCCCTGCCCGACTGGCAGCTGATCGCCCGGATCGCCTGCGCGATGGGGTTCGCCGAGGCGTTCACGTACAGCTGTGCCGAGGAGGTGTTCGAGGAGCTCCGGCAGGCCTGGAACCCGAAGACGGGCTGGGACCTGCGCGGGGTCACGTACGAGCGGCTGCGCTCGGGCCCGGTGCAGTGGCCGGCCGCCCCGGGCGGCCCGGACCGCAACCCGGTCCGCTACCTCAACGACGGGGTCAGCCAGGACCTGGCCGTGCGCCCCGACGGCAGTCGGCCCCGGCTGGCTTTCCCGACGGCGACGGGAAGGGCCGTCTTCTTCGCCCGTCCGTACCTGCCGGACGGCGAACTCCCCGACCACGACTATCCGTTCGTGCTCAACACGGGCCGTCTGCAGCACCAGTGGCACACCCTGACCAAGACGGGCAAGGTCGCCAAGCTCAACAAGCTCAACCCCGGACCGTTCGTGGAGATCCATCTGCAGGACGCGGCCGCACTCGGCATCGAGGAGGGCGACGGGGTGGAGGTGGCCTCCCGGCGCGGGCGGGCCGTGCTGCCCGCCGTCGTCACCGACCGGGTCCAGCCCGGGAACTGCTTCGCCCCCTTCCACTGGAACGACCTGTTCGGCGAGTACCTCAGCGTCAACGCCGTCACCGACGACGCCGTCGATCCGCTCTCCTTCCAGCCCGGGTTCAAGATGTGTGCGGTGACCCTGGCCAAGACGCGGGCCCCGGTCCCCGTGGCGGCCCTGCCGGCCGGGGCGGGCGCCGGATCCGGGGCGGGATCCGGGGCGGACTCCGGATCCCGCGGCCCGGCCACCGCCCAGAACCCGCCCGGCGCGGCCGCCGCCACGACGGCCGCCCTCGCCTCCGTGTTCGGGCTGGAGGACCACGCCCCGCCCGCCTTCTCCGACCGGGAACGCCAGTACCTCGCCGGTTTCCTCGCCGGGCTCTCCTGCGCCCCGCCCGGCCCGGGCGTTCCCTCGCTTCCCTCCGGCGCCCCGTTCGAGGCCGGGCACGCGCTCTGGGTCGACGGTGTCCTCGCCGGCACGTACGCCCGTACGGCGACCGTCCTGGCCCCCGTCTCCCCGGCCGCGCCCGCCCATCCGGCCGTTCCGGCTCCCGCTCCTGCGGCCGAGGACCGGCAGGACCGGCAGGCCCGACAAACCCGGCAAACCACAGTCCTGTGGGCCTCGCAGACGGGCAACGCCGAGGACCTCGCGGCCACCGTCGCGGCGGCCCTGGCCACGAGCGGCTCCCCGGCGGGCGTGCACAGCATGGCGGACCACACGGCTGCCGCCCTGACGCCCGGCACCGATCTGCTGGTGGTCACCAGCACCTTCGGCGACGGCGACGCGCCCGACAACGGAGCCGCGTTCTGGGAGTCCCTCAACGCCGCCGACGCGCCCCGCCTCCAGGACGTGCGGTACGCGGTGCTCGCCCTCGGCGACTCCACCTACGACGCCTTCTGCGGCCACGGCCGCCGGCTCGACCAGCGCCTCGAAGAGCTCGGCGGCCGGCGCCTCCTGCCCCGGGTGGACTGCGAGCCCGACTACGAGGAGCCCGCGGGCCGGTGGCTGGAGCAGGTGCGCGAGGCACTCGCCGCCGCCCCGGCGGCGGAGAGCGCCAAGCCGCCCCGGCGCACGGCGGACCGCAACTCCCCCTACGGCGCACGACTGTCCGGCAACCGGCTGCTCAGCCTGCCCGGAGCCGCCAAGGAGGTCCGCCGGTTCACCTTCGACCTCGGCGAGGACGGCCCGGCGTACGAGGCGGGCGACGCCCTCGGGGTCCAGCCGGTCAACTGCCCCGGCCTGGTGACGGAATGGCTGGCCGCCACCGGACTCCCCCCGGACGCCGAGGTCGCCGTACCGGGCCGGGAGCCCATGCCGTTCGCCGAGGCGCTCCACCGTCACCTGGACATCACCCGGCTCACCCCGGACCTGCTGCGCTTCGTCACCGAGCACACCGGCGACCGCACGCTGAAGCGGCTCACCCGGCCCGACAACAAGGACGGCCTCGCCCGGTGGACCTGGGGCCGCCAGCCCGTGGACGTCCTGGCCGAGTTCCCGGTCCGGCTGAGTCCCCAGGAATGGACCGACCGCCTGGGGCGCCTCAAGCCGCGCCTCTACTCGATCTCCTCCAGCCCGCTCACCGACCCCCGCGAGGTCAGCCTGACCGTCTCGGTCCTGCGCTACGAGGGACCGGGCGGCCACCACCGCAAGGGCGTCGCCTCCGGCTTCCTCGCGGACGCCGAACCGGGCACGCCGGTACCGCTGTTCGTACAGAGCGCGGCGCACTTCCGGCCGCCCGCGGACCCGGACACCCCGGCGGTCATGGTCGGTCCGGGGACCGGCGTCGCACCGTTCATGGCCTTCCTCGAACACCGCCGGGCGCTCGGCCACCGGGGCAGGAACTGGCTGTTCTTCGGCGAACAGCGCCGCGCCACGGACTTCTACTACGGTGAGGAGCTGGCGGAACTCCACCGGCACGGCACGCTCACCCGGCTCGACCTGGCCTTCTCCCGCGATCAGCGGACCAAGGTCTACGTCCAGGACCGGATGCGCGAGCACGGCGCCCAACTGTGGTCCTGGCTCCAGGACGGTGCCCACTTCTACGTGTGCGGTGACGCGAGCCGGATGGCCAGGGACGTGGACCGGGCGCTGCGCGAGACGGCCATGACGCACGGCGGTCTCGACGCGGACGAGGCCGCCGCGTACCTGAAGCAGCTCTCCGCCGCCAAACGGTACGGCCGCGACGTGTACTGA
- a CDS encoding carotenoid oxygenase family protein — MNTYVPPRFDPTRVPHLLGSFAPVSEEVDVADLEVTGELPDTLDGLYVRNGPNPRFTPIGSYLYPIDGDGMLHGVWIQEGRARYRNRFVRTPALLAEERAGRALWGGIESMIMPDADQVGPELAGTFRDMPDINVVRHAGRLLALAESACPFRVDSRLATLGREDFGGALPAGITAHPKIDPVTGEMVVFCYGVEPPYLTWSVIDRHGTVSRGPTSVDGVEEPMMIHDMALTGRYAVLVLAPAFFDLAAAMSGGSVLAWRPERGTRVALIPRDGGPVRWAADEAFWVWHTVNAYDDGPGEDAPVVLDYVQWSRLTVGGPEEDTAPISGGLFRARVDPAAGRMARTALDDSRVEFPRVDDRRIGRRHRYTALATETGRTDLLPGEYDAVRWYDCETGTSCVWEAGNLSVGEPVFAPDPGSGEGGHWLTFATDRTDGSSWFLVVPAADPASGPVARARIPVRVPLGLHGCWLPTEE, encoded by the coding sequence GTGAACACGTACGTGCCACCCCGCTTCGACCCCACCCGCGTCCCCCACCTGCTGGGGTCCTTCGCACCCGTGTCCGAGGAGGTCGATGTCGCGGACCTGGAGGTCACCGGTGAGCTGCCGGACACCCTGGACGGCCTGTACGTACGCAACGGCCCCAATCCGCGGTTCACGCCGATCGGCTCGTACCTGTACCCGATCGACGGCGACGGCATGCTGCACGGCGTCTGGATCCAGGAGGGGCGGGCCCGCTACCGCAACCGCTTCGTACGCACCCCCGCGCTGCTGGCCGAGGAGCGGGCCGGACGAGCCCTGTGGGGCGGCATCGAATCGATGATCATGCCGGACGCCGACCAGGTGGGGCCGGAGCTCGCCGGCACCTTCCGGGACATGCCCGACATCAATGTGGTCCGGCACGCCGGCCGTCTCCTGGCACTCGCCGAATCGGCCTGCCCCTTCCGGGTCGACTCCAGGCTGGCGACGCTCGGCCGTGAGGACTTCGGCGGGGCGCTCCCCGCGGGCATCACCGCCCACCCCAAGATCGACCCGGTCACGGGCGAGATGGTCGTCTTCTGCTACGGCGTGGAGCCGCCCTACCTGACCTGGTCCGTCATCGACCGCCACGGCACGGTCAGCCGCGGGCCCACCTCGGTCGACGGGGTGGAGGAGCCGATGATGATCCACGACATGGCCCTGACCGGCCGCTACGCCGTCCTCGTGCTCGCCCCGGCCTTCTTCGACCTGGCCGCGGCCATGAGCGGGGGTTCCGTCCTGGCCTGGCGCCCCGAGCGCGGCACCCGGGTGGCGCTGATCCCGCGCGACGGCGGACCGGTGCGCTGGGCGGCCGACGAGGCCTTCTGGGTGTGGCACACCGTGAACGCCTACGACGACGGCCCGGGCGAGGACGCCCCGGTGGTCCTCGACTACGTGCAGTGGAGCAGGCTCACCGTCGGCGGCCCGGAGGAGGACACCGCGCCGATCAGCGGCGGCCTGTTCCGGGCGCGCGTCGATCCGGCCGCCGGCCGCATGGCCCGTACCGCGCTGGACGACTCCCGGGTGGAGTTCCCCCGGGTCGACGACCGGCGCATCGGCCGGCGCCACCGGTACACCGCGCTGGCCACCGAGACCGGTCGCACCGACCTGCTGCCGGGCGAGTACGACGCCGTGCGCTGGTACGACTGCGAGACCGGCACCTCGTGCGTCTGGGAGGCCGGGAACCTCTCGGTCGGCGAGCCGGTCTTCGCGCCCGATCCGGGCTCCGGGGAGGGGGGCCACTGGCTGACCTTCGCGACGGACCGCACCGACGGGTCGAGCTGGTTCCTGGTCGTCCCCGCCGCCGATCCCGCCTCCGGCCCGGTGGCCCGCGCCCGGATCCCCGTACGCGTCCCGCTCGGCCTGCACGGCTGCTGGCTGCCGACCGAGGAGTGA
- a CDS encoding pyridoxal 5'-phosphate synthase: MGDGDHGSSVRGWLRGIEVFAGPLAEFDPERAPADPVQLFLSWLSDAVADGLRDPHAMTLSTVDEAGDPDARVLILKGVDGAGWQFAGHGFSPKGHQLAVHPRAALTFYWPEHGRQVRLRGPVTPGSAQDNATDFLGRSDTARAESLLGRQSQYLADTAERDHALEKSLALVRQEPSLVDSGWTLYTLAPAEVEFWQAARSRVHTRLRYERAGDGWDRFRLWS, translated from the coding sequence ATGGGCGATGGAGATCACGGCAGTTCCGTCCGTGGCTGGCTGCGGGGCATCGAGGTGTTCGCGGGACCGCTCGCGGAGTTCGACCCGGAGCGGGCCCCGGCCGATCCCGTGCAGCTCTTCCTGTCCTGGCTGTCCGACGCCGTGGCGGACGGCCTGCGGGACCCGCACGCGATGACCCTGTCCACCGTCGACGAGGCCGGCGACCCGGACGCGCGCGTGCTGATCCTCAAGGGGGTGGACGGCGCCGGATGGCAGTTCGCCGGCCACGGTTTCAGCCCCAAGGGACACCAGCTGGCCGTCCATCCGCGGGCCGCGCTCACCTTCTACTGGCCCGAGCACGGCCGCCAGGTCCGCCTGCGCGGGCCCGTGACCCCCGGATCCGCCCAGGACAACGCGACCGACTTCCTTGGCCGTTCGGACACCGCGCGCGCCGAGTCGCTGCTGGGCCGCCAGAGCCAGTACCTGGCGGACACGGCGGAGCGCGACCACGCCCTGGAGAAGTCCCTGGCGCTGGTCCGGCAGGAGCCCTCGCTCGTCGACTCCGGCTGGACCCTCTACACCCTCGCCCCGGCCGAGGTCGAGTTCTGGCAGGCGGCCCGCAGCCGCGTGCACACCCGGCTGCGCTACGAGCGGGCCGGCGACGGCTGGGACCGCTTCCGGCTCTGGTCGTAG
- a CDS encoding nucleoside/nucleotide kinase family protein, with protein sequence MRTTELAVRAGELAAPGERRVLGIAGPPGAGKSTLAARLAAALGPERAVVVPMDGFHLAQAELERLGRADRKGAPDTFDAAGYVALLRRLRAPCTPHGPAVYAPAFDRSLEEPVAASIPVPPDVPLVITEGNYLLHDAGEWAAVRPLLDEAWYLAPAEDLRLERLIDRHVRHGKDPVHAREWVARSDERNARLVALGRHRADLVLDAG encoded by the coding sequence ATGCGTACGACGGAACTGGCAGTGAGGGCGGGGGAGCTGGCCGCCCCGGGGGAGCGGCGCGTCCTGGGCATCGCCGGGCCCCCGGGGGCCGGAAAGTCGACCCTGGCCGCCCGGCTCGCCGCGGCGCTCGGGCCGGAGCGGGCCGTGGTGGTCCCGATGGACGGCTTCCACCTCGCCCAGGCCGAACTGGAGCGGCTGGGCCGCGCCGACCGCAAGGGCGCCCCGGACACGTTCGACGCCGCCGGCTACGTCGCGCTGCTGCGCCGGCTGCGCGCACCGTGCACACCGCACGGGCCGGCCGTGTACGCGCCCGCCTTCGACCGTTCCCTGGAGGAGCCGGTCGCGGCCAGCATCCCCGTACCCCCCGACGTACCGCTGGTGATCACCGAGGGGAACTACCTGCTGCACGACGCGGGGGAGTGGGCTGCGGTACGCCCCCTGCTCGACGAGGCCTGGTACCTCGCCCCGGCCGAGGACCTGCGCCTGGAGCGGCTGATCGACCGTCATGTACGGCACGGCAAGGACCCCGTGCACGCGCGCGAGTGGGTGGCCCGCTCGGACGAACGCAACGCACGCCTCGTCGCCCTCGGCCGCCACCGCGCCGACCTCGTCCTCGACGCCGGCTGA
- a CDS encoding class I SAM-dependent methyltransferase, whose protein sequence is MTTRTPYGGGAIGSRAARRSPHGRPDERIARVVAEALGGSRTVLDVGAVAEDLPFADGEFDAAMTLFGVRQWPDVRAGLREMRRVTRGPVVILTRDPALVRDFWLYRYAPEVLDTEALSHPTVEELASALGGSGTVRTVPIPLDCTDGFSEAYYGRPETLLDPAARQGCPAWSFVDDRVREHFDRTLRADLESGAWDEEFGHLRSRPSYEGSLVIVRATPWEEPEPGAERDVGTRPDGRTTARPGAGGDTALGRSPRRHDRGPRPGGAGPH, encoded by the coding sequence ATGACCACACGCACCCCGTACGGCGGCGGAGCCATCGGATCCCGCGCCGCCCGCCGCTCCCCCCACGGCCGCCCGGACGAGCGCATCGCCCGAGTCGTCGCCGAGGCCCTCGGCGGCTCCCGGACCGTCCTCGACGTGGGCGCCGTCGCCGAGGACCTGCCCTTCGCCGACGGGGAGTTCGACGCGGCGATGACCCTGTTCGGCGTCCGCCAGTGGCCGGACGTACGGGCCGGGCTGCGCGAGATGCGGCGGGTGACCCGCGGCCCGGTGGTCATCCTGACCCGCGACCCCGCACTGGTCCGGGACTTCTGGCTGTACCGGTACGCGCCCGAGGTCCTCGACACCGAGGCCCTGTCCCACCCGACCGTCGAGGAACTGGCGTCGGCGCTCGGCGGCTCCGGCACGGTCCGGACCGTGCCCATCCCCCTGGACTGCACCGACGGATTCAGCGAGGCCTACTACGGGCGCCCGGAGACACTGCTCGATCCGGCCGCCCGCCAGGGGTGCCCGGCGTGGAGTTTCGTCGACGACCGGGTCCGCGAGCACTTCGACAGGACCCTCCGCGCGGACCTGGAGTCCGGGGCCTGGGACGAGGAGTTCGGCCACCTGCGCAGTCGGCCGAGCTACGAGGGATCACTGGTGATCGTGCGCGCGACCCCGTGGGAAGAACCGGAACCAGGGGCGGAACGTGATGTCGGTACCCGACCGGATGGACGAACGACCGCGCGCCCTGGGGCTGGTGGAGACACGGCGCTTGGCCGAAGTCCTCGTCGCCACGACCGCGGCCCGCGGCCTGGTGGCGCCGGGCCGCACTGA